A genomic window from Brassica oleracea var. oleracea cultivar TO1000 chromosome C8, BOL, whole genome shotgun sequence includes:
- the LOC106312512 gene encoding uncharacterized protein LOC106312512: MELFTANCLSTENKPLELSKLVIEDKSSVKKNTESTVTPVNHGVKVWQENREKWVGDQSRQRKKTTKDQIISWSTTYEDLLSTHEPFSESIPLPEMVDFLVDIWYDEGLYD, from the exons ATGGAGCTTTTTACTGCAAATTGTCTGTCCACGGAAAACAAACCTCTTGAGCTTTCAAAACTGGTCATAGAAGATAAAAGCTCGGTTAAAAAGAACACTGAAAGCACCGTTACACCTGTAAATCATG GTGTAAAGGTGTGGCAAGAGAACAGAGAAAAATGGGTGGGAGATCAATCTCGACAAAGAAAAAAAACTACAAAGGATCAGATTATAAG TTGGTCCACTACATATGAAGATCTTCTCTCAACTCATGAACCTTTCTCTGAGTCGATTCCTTTACCC GAGATGGTGGACTTTCTGGTCGATATATGGTATGACGAAGGCCTTTACGATTAG
- the LOC106312360 gene encoding chlorophyll a-b binding protein 6, chloroplastic isoform X1 — MASNSLMSCGIAAVYPSLLSSSKSKFVSSGVALPNAGNVGRVRMAAHWMPGEPRPAYLDGSAPGDFGFDPLGLGEVPENLERYKESELIHCRWAMLAVPGILVPEALGYGNWVKAQEWAAVPGGQATYLGNPVPWGTLPTILAIEFLAIAFVEHQRSMEKDPEKKKYPGGAFDPLGYSKDPKKFEELKVKEIKNGRLALLAFVGFCVQQSAYPGTGPLENLATHLADPWHKNIGDIVIPLN, encoded by the exons ATGGCGTCGAACTCGCTCATGAGCTGCGGCATCGCCGCCGTCTACCCTTCTCTTCTTTCTTCTTCAAAGTCTAAATTCGTTTCCTCCGGAGTTGCTCTCCCCAACGCCGGCAACGTTGGCCGCGTCAGAATGGCTGCTCACTGGATGCCCGGCGAGCCACGTCCGGCTTACCTCGACGGTTCTGCCCCAGG TGACTTTGGATTTGACCCTCTTGGGCTTGGAGAGGTTCCAGAGAACCTTGAGAGATACAAAGAATCAGAGCTCATCCATTGCAGATGGGCTATGCTCGCTGTT CCAGGGATTTTGGTACCAGAGGCTTTGGGATACGGAAACTGGGTCAAGGCCCAAGAATGGGCAGCAGTACCTGGAGGACAAGCCACTTACTTAGGCAACCCGGTCCCGTGGGGTACTTTGCCCACAATCTTGGCTATTGAGTTCTTAGCTATTGCCTTTGTTGAGCACCAGAGGAGCATGGAGAAAGACCCTGAGAAAAAGAAGTACCCTGGAGGCGCATTTGACCCTCTTGGGTACTCCAAGGACCCGAAGAAGTTTGAGGAGTTGAAAGTCAAGGAGATCAAGAACG GACGTCTTGCTTTGTTGGCGTTTGTAGGATTCTGTGTGCAACAATCGGCATACCCAGGCACAGGACCTTTGGAGAACCTGGCTACTCACTTGGCGGATCCATGGCACAAAAACATTGGCGATATTGTTATCCCTTTGAACTAG
- the LOC106312360 gene encoding chlorophyll a-b binding protein 6, chloroplastic isoform X2, producing MASNSLMSCGIAAVYPSLLSSSKSKFVSSGVALPNAGNVGRVRMAAHWMPGEPRPAYLDGSAPGDFGFDPLGLGEVPENLERYKESELIHCRWAMLAVPGILVPEALGYGNWVKAQEWAAVPGGQATYLGNPVPWGTLPTILAIEFLAHLTLLGTPRTRRSLRS from the exons ATGGCGTCGAACTCGCTCATGAGCTGCGGCATCGCCGCCGTCTACCCTTCTCTTCTTTCTTCTTCAAAGTCTAAATTCGTTTCCTCCGGAGTTGCTCTCCCCAACGCCGGCAACGTTGGCCGCGTCAGAATGGCTGCTCACTGGATGCCCGGCGAGCCACGTCCGGCTTACCTCGACGGTTCTGCCCCAGG TGACTTTGGATTTGACCCTCTTGGGCTTGGAGAGGTTCCAGAGAACCTTGAGAGATACAAAGAATCAGAGCTCATCCATTGCAGATGGGCTATGCTCGCTGTT CCAGGGATTTTGGTACCAGAGGCTTTGGGATACGGAAACTGGGTCAAGGCCCAAGAATGGGCAGCAGTACCTGGAGGACAAGCCACTTACTTAGGCAACCCGGTCCCGTGGGGTACTTTGCCCACAATCTTGGCTATTGAGTTCTTA GCGCATTTGACCCTCTTGGGTACTCCAAGGACCCGAAGAAGTTTGAGGAGTTGA